From a region of the Pseudanabaena sp. ABRG5-3 genome:
- the cobT gene encoding nicotinate mononucleotide-dependent phosphoribosyltransferase CobT, which yields MIKIYTQRKKAKAWLKTYRGKRPVFACVLGFTETGLIPNISAAGATPEARKYTAIADAEFLATGKNINFPLPPLVAGASPVLISRAVVAAQSLPLFIFDAGLAIAPTDETKAISLNGLPAQCVSTGKALPIETVLQLFVQGLVWGEKLAQSGDYIILSECVVGGTTTALSVLTALGIDAKDKINSSHPTCNHEQKWKIVQSGLEHLSAQATPFEIVAAVGDPMQIVVAGMAIAASRHSGVLLAGGTQMLAVYALARAIAKYQNLTWHPESIIIGTTRWVAEDPTGNTIDLALTVQDVPLLATKLSFAKSNFPQLLAYEQGFVKEGVGAGGAAITANLYQNWTQEQLLNAIESYIIPKY from the coding sequence ATGATCAAAATCTACACACAACGCAAAAAAGCCAAAGCTTGGCTCAAAACCTATCGAGGTAAACGCCCAGTATTTGCCTGTGTGTTGGGTTTTACTGAAACAGGGCTCATTCCCAACATCTCCGCCGCAGGAGCCACACCTGAAGCCCGTAAATATACAGCGATCGCTGATGCCGAATTTCTCGCCACAGGCAAAAATATCAACTTCCCTTTACCACCTCTAGTTGCAGGTGCATCACCCGTCTTAATTTCCCGCGCCGTTGTTGCCGCTCAGTCATTACCTCTATTTATTTTTGATGCAGGTTTAGCGATCGCACCGACAGATGAAACTAAGGCGATTTCCCTTAATGGTCTACCTGCTCAGTGCGTGAGTACAGGCAAAGCTCTACCCATAGAAACCGTACTGCAATTATTTGTACAGGGCTTAGTATGGGGCGAAAAATTAGCACAATCAGGCGATTATATAATTCTCAGTGAATGTGTGGTTGGTGGAACAACAACAGCTCTATCTGTACTCACGGCTTTAGGAATAGATGCTAAGGATAAAATCAATAGCTCCCATCCCACTTGTAACCATGAGCAAAAATGGAAAATTGTCCAGTCAGGATTGGAGCATCTCTCTGCACAGGCAACACCCTTTGAAATCGTTGCCGCTGTTGGCGATCCCATGCAAATTGTAGTTGCAGGCATGGCGATCGCTGCTAGTCGTCATTCAGGAGTCCTACTTGCAGGCGGCACACAAATGCTAGCGGTATATGCTCTCGCCAGAGCGATCGCAAAATATCAAAATCTTACATGGCATCCTGAGTCAATCATCATTGGCACAACTCGATGGGTTGCCGAAGATCCCACAGGCAATACAATAGATCTAGCCTTAACTGTACAAGATGTACCATTGCTTGCAACTAAGCTGAGCTTTGCTAAATCTAATTTTCCCCAGTTACTTGCCTATGAACAGGGCTTTGTCAAAGAAGGGGTCGGTGCTGGTGGTGCAGCGATCACCGCCAATCTCTATCAAAATTGGACACAGGAACAGTTATTAAACGCGATCGAATCCTATATCATTCCAAAATACTGA
- the xseB gene encoding exodeoxyribonuclease VII small subunit — translation MTDLNDVKKNLEDLSFEEQLQRLEEIVEILDDGEAALDEMLALYEEGMQRSHYCREYLEKAEQKVMLIQNS, via the coding sequence ATGACCGACCTGAATGATGTCAAAAAAAATCTAGAAGATCTCTCCTTTGAGGAACAATTGCAACGTCTCGAAGAAATTGTGGAAATTCTCGATGATGGTGAGGCGGCTCTCGATGAAATGCTGGCGCTCTATGAAGAAGGAATGCAGCGATCGCATTATTGCCGTGAATATCTAGAAAAAGCAGAACAGAAAGTTATGCTGATTCAGAATTCCTAA
- a CDS encoding DUF29 domain-containing protein, with translation MTTLYEQDYGLWAEQMADLIEAGRFDELDIENLVEEVRDLSKRERDRLLSSLRLIVHHLLKWDYQPQRRSRSWQTTIQRERLNIKEYLQDSPSLKRYLTNEYLHQVYKTGRLDAIAETDLDMPIDCAYTIEDVLERDINLT, from the coding sequence ATGACAACTTTATATGAGCAAGATTATGGCTTGTGGGCTGAACAGATGGCAGATCTCATAGAGGCAGGACGTTTTGATGAGTTAGATATCGAGAATTTAGTGGAGGAGGTACGCGATTTGTCTAAACGGGAGCGCGATCGACTGTTGAGTAGTTTGCGTTTAATTGTGCATCATTTACTGAAGTGGGACTATCAACCACAACGTAGGTCGAGGAGTTGGCAAACCACGATCCAACGAGAAAGGCTAAATATTAAAGAATATTTGCAAGATAGTCCAAGCCTCAAGCGTTATCTAACAAATGAATATTTACATCAGGTTTACAAAACTGGTCGATTGGATGCGATCGCAGAAACAGATTTAGATATGCCTATTGATTGCGCCTATACTATTGAGGATGTATTGGAACGCGATATTAATTTAACCTAG
- the xseA gene encoding exodeoxyribonuclease VII large subunit produces MGSSKNAMTVASLTQAITLLLREEIGLVRVTGEISGFTTAASGHRYFTLKDESAQIDCVMWASRSLSFRPKNGMQVVVQGRLTVYAPRGRYQIDCDRMTAAGEGDLYLAFAALKEELAERGYFDPEHKRNIPSLPLKIGVVTSPTGAVIQDILSTLNRRSPHCQIYLCPATVQGETAPDEIAGAIATLQNTDADVLIVGRGGGSIEDLWAFNTLPVAEAIYHSRIPIISAVGHETDFTIADFVADVRAATPTAAAEIVSQCDRDTLLQQLDFWENRLTRSVQQEMHNYHQRLNSLTNSYALQNFSDRLHDRAQQLDEAEQSMQKSLARHLRQSATKLDRITAHLRSLHPLSPLQRGFALLKVGDRLLTNDQSLSEFAGTFAKVEIVRSSEIAQVSIEQVIEKVYDRPE; encoded by the coding sequence ATGGGTAGTTCTAAAAATGCGATGACGGTAGCTAGTTTGACGCAGGCAATTACGCTTTTGTTGCGCGAAGAAATTGGGCTTGTGCGCGTAACGGGGGAAATTTCAGGCTTTACAACTGCTGCTTCTGGACATCGCTATTTTACCCTTAAGGATGAGTCCGCTCAGATTGACTGTGTGATGTGGGCAAGCCGCAGTTTGTCCTTTCGTCCTAAAAATGGAATGCAGGTCGTAGTACAAGGGCGATTAACGGTATATGCCCCAAGGGGGCGCTATCAAATCGATTGTGATCGCATGACTGCCGCAGGTGAGGGTGATTTATATCTAGCATTTGCTGCACTTAAGGAAGAATTAGCAGAACGCGGATATTTTGATCCTGAACACAAACGCAATATTCCCAGCTTGCCTCTCAAAATTGGGGTCGTCACTTCCCCAACGGGAGCCGTGATTCAAGATATTCTCAGCACATTAAATAGGCGATCGCCGCATTGTCAGATTTATCTATGTCCCGCCACTGTCCAAGGGGAAACTGCCCCCGACGAGATTGCAGGAGCGATCGCCACTTTGCAAAATACCGATGCCGATGTCTTGATTGTGGGGCGTGGTGGTGGTTCCATCGAGGATCTGTGGGCATTTAATACTTTGCCCGTAGCTGAAGCCATTTATCATTCGCGCATTCCTATTATTTCCGCAGTGGGACATGAAACGGATTTTACGATCGCTGATTTTGTCGCCGATGTACGAGCAGCAACACCAACGGCGGCGGCGGAAATTGTGTCTCAATGCGATCGCGATACGCTCTTGCAACAGCTTGACTTTTGGGAAAATCGCCTCACTCGTAGTGTGCAGCAGGAAATGCACAACTATCACCAAAGGTTAAATTCCCTCACTAATAGCTATGCTCTCCAAAACTTTAGCGATCGCCTCCATGATCGCGCTCAACAGTTAGATGAAGCCGAGCAATCAATGCAAAAGTCTCTCGCTCGTCATCTCCGCCAATCTGCCACTAAACTCGATAGAATTACCGCCCATTTGAGATCGCTACATCCCCTATCCCCATTACAGCGTGGTTTTGCGCTATTAAAAGTAGGCGATCGCTTACTGACTAATGATCAATCTCTCTCGGAATTTGCGGGGACATTTGCTAAAGTGGAAATCGTGAGAAGTTCTGAAATCGCCCAAGTTAGCATTGAGCAAGTAATCGAGAAAGTATATGACCGACCTGAATGA
- a CDS encoding ABC transporter permease, with amino-acid sequence MNSRVTIIRSKNTSLGEGIHEFWEYRELLYMLMVRRITVRYKQTVIGIAWVLIQPLVSMTIFSIIFGNLVKIPSDGVPYPIFCYSALVLWGLFAEGVSRSGASLLMEAQLITKVYFPRLIIPLAAVGSAWIDFVVSLFLLLPLAFVYGMRPEWGLLLIPPVMIITMVLATGIGMILAALNVRYRDFQYIIPFLLQVWLYASPVVYSVQIVPKQFLFWYYLNPMSGLLDVFRFAVTGQTTFSWLGFGWSSLCAIALFTIGAWIFRSVESGFADYI; translated from the coding sequence ATGAATTCTAGAGTAACTATTATCCGCTCAAAAAATACATCTTTAGGTGAAGGAATTCATGAGTTTTGGGAATATCGTGAATTGCTATATATGCTCATGGTACGAAGAATTACGGTGCGCTATAAGCAGACAGTTATTGGCATTGCTTGGGTTCTGATTCAGCCCCTAGTGTCAATGACGATCTTTAGTATTATTTTTGGCAACTTAGTCAAAATCCCGTCCGATGGAGTACCGTATCCTATTTTTTGTTATTCAGCTTTAGTCCTGTGGGGGCTTTTTGCAGAAGGTGTGAGCCGTTCTGGAGCAAGTTTGCTAATGGAAGCACAATTAATCACAAAAGTTTACTTTCCGAGGCTCATTATTCCCTTAGCCGCAGTCGGCTCTGCATGGATTGATTTTGTTGTTTCTTTATTTTTATTATTGCCTCTCGCTTTTGTCTATGGGATGCGCCCAGAATGGGGTTTACTTTTGATACCACCCGTAATGATCATCACAATGGTATTGGCTACGGGCATAGGCATGATTTTAGCTGCTCTCAATGTGCGCTATCGAGACTTTCAGTACATTATTCCTTTTTTACTTCAGGTCTGGCTCTATGCTTCACCCGTAGTCTATTCAGTACAGATCGTGCCTAAACAATTTTTGTTTTGGTATTACCTCAACCCCATGTCAGGGCTTTTAGATGTATTTCGCTTTGCCGTAACAGGACAGACTACCTTTAGTTGGCTCGGTTTTGGTTGGTCGTCTTTATGCGCGATCGCCCTTTTTACAATCGGTGCATGGATATTTCGGTCTGTCGAAAGTGGGTTTGCAGACTATATTTAA
- a CDS encoding type II toxin-antitoxin system HicA family toxin translates to MSKVPNLPYDRIINALQRDGWIVVRQKGSHIRLQKRTVDETLKITVPAHRPVKRSTLSHILKQARMDLDRFLELL, encoded by the coding sequence ATGAGCAAAGTCCCAAATTTGCCCTATGATCGCATTATCAATGCGTTACAAAGAGATGGTTGGATTGTAGTGCGTCAGAAGGGAAGCCATATCCGTCTTCAAAAACGCACAGTTGATGAAACTCTAAAAATTACGGTTCCTGCTCATCGTCCAGTCAAGCGATCTACTCTGTCGCACATTTTAAAACAGGCAAGAATGGATCTAGATCGGTTTCTTGAGCTTTTATAA
- a CDS encoding DUF2256 domain-containing protein produces the protein MTHKGNKSFLPSKDCIVCGKPFTWRKKWEKCWDEVKYCSDRCRKQKSNS, from the coding sequence ATGACTCACAAAGGCAATAAATCCTTTTTACCGAGCAAAGATTGTATAGTTTGCGGTAAGCCCTTTACATGGCGCAAGAAATGGGAAAAATGTTGGGATGAAGTGAAATATTGTAGCGATCGCTGTCGCAAACAAAAAAGCAATAGTTAA
- a CDS encoding DUF29 domain-containing protein: protein MDNTLYEQDFYTWTYQQSELLRQKQFDQLDLSHLIEELTDLGNRHYDQLESRLMQLIAHLLKWKVQHWRRSNSWRATIRVQRTSIDKLLRRNPGLKSRIGEALAESWTEARDLAIAETDLPDNNFPEICPFILEEIMNPDFFPEP, encoded by the coding sequence ATGGATAATACGCTCTATGAACAAGACTTTTATACTTGGACATATCAACAGTCAGAGCTTTTGCGTCAAAAACAGTTTGATCAGTTGGATTTGTCCCATTTAATTGAGGAGCTGACAGATTTGGGAAATCGACATTACGATCAGCTAGAGTCAAGACTTATGCAACTAATTGCTCATCTATTGAAATGGAAAGTGCAACATTGGCGGCGCTCCAATAGTTGGCGAGCCACAATTCGCGTACAACGTACATCTATTGATAAATTATTGCGTCGCAATCCCGGCTTAAAGTCGCGCATTGGTGAAGCTTTAGCAGAAAGTTGGACTGAGGCTAGGGATTTGGCGATCGCGGAAACTGATTTACCCGATAACAACTTCCCTGAAATTTGCCCATTTATATTAGAAGAAATTATGAATCCAGATTTTTTCCCCGAACCTTGA
- a CDS encoding Uma2 family endonuclease, whose protein sequence is MADSTLKYDREVKAPLYAKTGIAELWIVNLESQVFEVYRQPSETGYQQMQIYVKEQVITLEKLPDGVFAVNDIF, encoded by the coding sequence GTGGCTGACTCGACTTTAAAATACGATCGCGAAGTTAAAGCTCCTCTCTATGCTAAAACGGGTATTGCTGAACTGTGGATTGTGAATTTGGAATCACAGGTATTTGAGGTCTATCGACAACCTAGTGAAACTGGCTATCAGCAGATGCAGATTTATGTAAAGGAGCAAGTCATTACATTGGAAAAGTTGCCTGATGGAGTGTTTGCTGTGAATGATATTTTCTAG
- a CDS encoding type II toxin-antitoxin system HicB family antitoxin, whose amino-acid sequence MKFQVILEPSEDLGYTVYVPSLPGCISEGDSVEEALENIQEAIALYLEPVEDDLLMSERAMLQEVEV is encoded by the coding sequence ATGAAATTTCAAGTTATTCTGGAACCGAGTGAAGATCTAGGCTATACGGTTTATGTGCCTTCTTTGCCAGGTTGCATAAGTGAAGGAGATTCAGTAGAGGAAGCTCTCGAAAATATTCAAGAGGCGATCGCGCTTTATCTTGAACCTGTAGAGGATGATTTGTTGATGTCTGAACGTGCAATGCTTCAGGAAGTTGAAGTATGA
- a CDS encoding NAD(P)(+) transhydrogenase (Re/Si-specific) subunit beta yields the protein MSNYIPTGIQLTYLVAASLFIIGLKQMGSPATARQGNLLGAIAMLLAVVATLLDKQVLSYGLILVAIAIGSIIGALIAYKVAMTDMPQMVGLLNGLGGLASSLVAVGAYWQVISHGQTLALADNLSIIISILIGNITFTGSMVAFAKLQGIIKGAPIRFAYQQTINILLLAAFAFGSILLIINPADLAGFIGINVVSLLVGVLFVIPIGGGDMPVVISLLNSLSGVAASAAGFVVMNNVLIISGALVGASGLILTQIMCKAMNRTLTNVLFSGFGSPVAASGDAGDNANKSVKTIDPEECAMMLGYARSVVIVPGYGMAVAQAQHAVRELSDMLERKGVEVKFAIHPVAGRMPGHMNVLLAEANVPYSQLYDMDDINTQFENTDVVLIIGANDVVNPAARTNQASPIYGMPILEVDRAKNAIVIKRGMSAGFAGVENDLFYQQKTMMLFGGAKDMVGKLANELKQI from the coding sequence ATCTCGAACTACATCCCAACTGGGATTCAGTTAACTTACCTAGTTGCTGCCTCACTCTTTATCATCGGTCTCAAACAGATGGGATCACCAGCCACTGCGCGTCAGGGCAATTTACTAGGAGCGATCGCCATGTTACTTGCGGTCGTGGCGACCTTACTCGATAAGCAAGTCTTGAGCTATGGCTTAATTTTGGTCGCGATCGCGATCGGTTCCATCATTGGTGCGCTGATTGCCTACAAAGTTGCCATGACCGATATGCCGCAGATGGTCGGTTTACTCAATGGTTTGGGTGGTTTAGCTTCTTCTTTAGTTGCTGTAGGTGCATATTGGCAAGTCATCAGTCATGGTCAAACCCTTGCCCTAGCTGATAACCTGTCGATTATCATCAGCATCCTCATCGGCAATATTACCTTCACAGGTAGTATGGTTGCCTTCGCCAAATTACAGGGGATCATCAAGGGCGCACCGATTCGTTTTGCCTATCAGCAGACTATCAACATTCTCCTGTTAGCCGCCTTTGCCTTTGGTTCGATCCTCTTAATTATCAATCCTGCCGATCTGGCGGGCTTCATTGGCATTAATGTGGTTTCCCTCCTCGTCGGCGTGCTGTTTGTGATCCCCATCGGTGGTGGTGATATGCCAGTGGTGATCTCGCTGCTTAACTCCCTTTCAGGGGTTGCCGCCAGTGCCGCAGGTTTCGTGGTGATGAACAATGTGTTGATTATTTCGGGTGCATTAGTTGGCGCATCAGGTCTCATCCTCACCCAGATCATGTGCAAAGCGATGAATCGCACCCTCACCAACGTCCTATTTAGTGGCTTTGGTTCCCCCGTTGCTGCTAGTGGTGATGCAGGTGACAATGCCAACAAGAGCGTCAAAACCATCGATCCCGAAGAATGTGCGATGATGTTGGGCTATGCGCGATCAGTTGTCATCGTCCCCGGTTATGGCATGGCAGTTGCCCAAGCCCAGCACGCCGTCCGTGAATTGTCCGATATGCTCGAACGCAAAGGTGTAGAGGTGAAGTTTGCAATTCATCCTGTGGCAGGACGGATGCCCGGACATATGAATGTGTTACTCGCTGAAGCAAATGTTCCCTATTCGCAACTCTATGACATGGATGACATCAATACTCAGTTTGAGAATACTGATGTCGTCTTGATTATCGGTGCTAACGATGTGGTTAATCCTGCGGCGCGGACTAATCAAGCTAGTCCTATTTACGGAATGCCGATTCTAGAAGTGGATCGCGCCAAAAATGCGATCGTGATTAAACGCGGTATGAGTGCAGGTTTTGCTGGCGTAGAGAATGATCTGTTCTATCAGCAAAAAACAATGATGCTCTTTGGTGGAGCCAAGGACATGGTTGGCAAGCTTGCCAATGAGCTAAAGCAGATATAA
- a CDS encoding RrF2 family transcriptional regulator has protein sequence MELSLKSEYAILAMLELASNFAIDQPLQIRQIAHQQNIPDRYLEQLLATLKRQGLVKSQRGSKGGYILAREPWEISLLEIIQGIEGYDPIAENNSKSGQESASLSVIREAWEAAQKAAAHVLDSCTLKDLCDRQRQRQIATTMYYI, from the coding sequence GTGGAACTTTCTTTAAAGAGTGAATATGCAATCTTGGCGATGCTTGAGCTAGCCAGTAACTTTGCGATCGATCAACCCCTCCAAATTCGGCAAATTGCCCATCAGCAGAATATTCCCGATCGCTATTTAGAGCAATTGCTGGCTACTCTCAAGCGGCAGGGGCTGGTTAAAAGTCAGCGTGGCTCGAAAGGGGGATATATTTTGGCGCGTGAGCCTTGGGAAATTAGCTTATTGGAAATTATTCAGGGCATCGAAGGTTACGATCCGATCGCGGAAAACAATAGCAAATCAGGTCAAGAGAGTGCATCTCTGTCGGTAATTCGTGAAGCGTGGGAGGCTGCTCAAAAGGCGGCTGCGCATGTTTTAGATAGCTGTACGCTGAAGGATCTTTGCGATCGCCAACGCCAACGCCAAATCGCCACCACTATGTATTACATCTAA
- a CDS encoding NAD(P) transhydrogenase subunit alpha: MNESLISALFVFVLASFAGFEVINKVPPTLHTPLMSGSNAISGISVIGALIVAGSDVNPNLSVVLGLISVVCATINVVGGFLVTDRMLQMFKKKEA; encoded by the coding sequence ATGAATGAATCATTAATTAGCGCTCTATTTGTGTTTGTACTTGCTTCCTTTGCAGGATTTGAAGTAATTAACAAAGTTCCACCAACATTGCACACACCGCTAATGTCAGGTTCCAATGCCATTTCAGGAATCTCGGTCATTGGCGCACTCATCGTCGCAGGTAGCGATGTGAATCCTAATCTATCCGTAGTTCTCGGACTAATCTCGGTGGTCTGCGCCACTATCAACGTTGTCGGTGGCTTTCTAGTCACCGATCGCATGTTGCAAATGTTCAAGAAGAAAGAGGCATAA
- a CDS encoding Re/Si-specific NAD(P)(+) transhydrogenase subunit alpha, which translates to MKIGVIKEIEFGERRVALIPEVVSRLTKNGLEVLVESHAGELSFFADSAYTEAGAKIITDKSTLINESDILLKVGAPREEEVSMFKQGQITIGFLNPLGRPELIRRLAHQGVTALSMEMIPRSSRAQSMDALSSQASIAGYKAVLLAAAALPKYLPMLTTAAGTIPPAKVVVLGAGVAGLQAIATARRLGAQVEAYDIRPAVREEVQSLGAKFIDVILQEDTTAAGGYAKEISEAAKHHAQVVLAKHIKEADIVITTAQVPGRKAPVMVTEAMISQMRRGSIIVDLAGEQGGNCEGTVAGKDVISHGVTIISPINLPATMPIHASQKYAKNLLNLLNHLIKKGELNLDFADDIISSTCITHAGEILNQRVKDALSQLAVTA; encoded by the coding sequence ATGAAGATAGGCGTTATCAAAGAAATAGAATTTGGTGAACGTAGAGTCGCGCTAATTCCTGAAGTTGTTAGTCGCTTGACCAAAAATGGTTTAGAAGTCTTAGTTGAGAGTCATGCTGGTGAATTATCCTTTTTCGCGGATTCTGCCTATACAGAAGCAGGAGCCAAGATTATTACTGATAAAAGCACTCTCATCAATGAGTCAGATATTCTGCTGAAGGTGGGAGCACCTCGCGAAGAAGAAGTGAGTATGTTCAAACAAGGACAAATCACCATCGGCTTTCTCAATCCATTAGGAAGACCCGAACTAATTCGCCGCCTTGCCCATCAAGGAGTCACCGCTCTGAGTATGGAGATGATCCCCCGCAGCAGTCGCGCCCAAAGTATGGATGCGCTCTCTTCGCAAGCCTCGATCGCAGGTTATAAGGCAGTACTCCTCGCCGCCGCCGCCTTACCAAAATATTTACCGATGCTGACTACCGCCGCAGGCACGATCCCGCCTGCTAAGGTCGTGGTATTAGGTGCAGGTGTGGCAGGACTTCAGGCGATCGCAACGGCTCGTCGTCTCGGCGCTCAAGTCGAAGCTTATGATATCCGTCCTGCGGTGCGGGAGGAAGTGCAGAGCCTCGGTGCAAAATTTATCGATGTGATTTTGCAAGAAGATACTACAGCCGCAGGTGGCTATGCCAAGGAAATTTCTGAGGCGGCAAAACATCATGCTCAGGTAGTTTTAGCTAAACATATCAAGGAAGCGGATATTGTAATCACCACCGCTCAAGTCCCTGGACGCAAAGCACCTGTGATGGTTACGGAAGCGATGATTTCGCAAATGCGGCGCGGTTCAATCATTGTCGATCTCGCAGGTGAGCAGGGTGGCAATTGCGAAGGAACGGTTGCAGGTAAGGATGTGATTTCCCACGGTGTAACCATCATCTCGCCCATTAATTTACCCGCCACGATGCCCATCCATGCTTCTCAGAAATACGCAAAGAATTTACTCAATCTGCTCAATCATTTAATCAAGAAAGGCGAACTAAATCTCGATTTTGCCGATGACATTATCAGCAGTACTTGCATTACCCACGCTGGCGAAATTCTCAATCAGCGCGTAAAAGATGCGCTATCGCAATTAGCAGTTACCGCCTAG